A region from the Parabacteroides sp. FAFU027 genome encodes:
- a CDS encoding ATP-dependent Clp protease ATP-binding subunit gives MKNNYTQKVKDAIGYSREEAERLQSASIGPEHLMLGIFREGTGKAIDIISNMGVNITEMKQKIERLVQRSNTYLMHWDKVQDGISVSQSAERVLKISMLEARLMQSDSTDTEHVFLAILKDNNNLAAEAFSEHNITYNSVHQFIDGKGFEAPQDMGADFSDDDDENDDKFLHGDSHQGGTAHAKTSQDTPVLDNFGSDLTKAAEENRLDPVVGREREIERLAQILSRRKKNNPVLIGEPGVGKSAIVEGLALRIVQRKVSRILFDKRLISLDMASVVAGTKYRGQFEERIKAILNELSKNPNVILFIDEIHTIVGAGGAGGSLDAANMLKPALARGEIQCIGATTLDEYRKNIEKDGALERRFQKVMVDPTTPEETLQILNNIKDRYEDHHNVVFTPEALTACVKLTERYISDRNFPDKAIDALDEAGSRVHITNIVVPKDIEELEKSIETTRQEKISAVKAQNFELAASFRDKEKTLLNQLDHAKDKWEKETKENRQIVDEEKIAEVVAMMSGVPVQRIAQAESHKLLQMGTELKGRIIGQDDAVEKVVKAIQRNRVGLKDPNKPIGTFMFLGPTGVGKTHLAKILAEFLFDSSDALIRVDMSEYMEKFTVSRLVGAPPGYVGYEEGGQLTEKVRRKPYSVVLLDEIEKAHPDVFNLLLQVLDEGRLTDSLGRRIDFKNTILIMTSNIGTRQLKDFGRGVGFTTPTDADDKDYTRGVIQKALNRAFAPEFLNRVDDIIMFDQLNKEAIYKIIDLELKGFYKRVENLGYQLQISDDAKDFIASKGYDVQFGARPLKRAIQKYLEDEMAEMIIRATVSDGHTIHVDFDKENQKILTSIQ, from the coding sequence ATGAAAAATAACTATACACAAAAGGTAAAGGATGCTATCGGGTATAGTCGTGAAGAGGCAGAACGCCTTCAAAGCGCAAGCATCGGCCCGGAACATCTGATGCTGGGCATTTTCCGTGAAGGTACCGGAAAAGCCATAGACATTATTAGTAATATGGGGGTAAATATTACCGAGATGAAGCAAAAAATCGAACGTTTGGTTCAACGGAGTAATACCTACCTGATGCATTGGGACAAAGTACAAGATGGAATTTCGGTCAGTCAAAGCGCCGAACGCGTATTGAAAATCAGCATGCTGGAAGCCCGTCTGATGCAAAGCGACTCCACTGATACAGAGCACGTCTTTCTGGCAATACTGAAAGACAATAACAACCTTGCTGCAGAAGCATTCAGCGAACACAATATCACTTACAACTCCGTCCATCAGTTTATAGACGGTAAAGGTTTTGAAGCTCCTCAAGACATGGGTGCCGATTTCAGTGACGATGACGATGAAAATGATGACAAATTCCTTCATGGAGATTCACATCAGGGAGGTACGGCACATGCCAAAACATCTCAGGACACCCCGGTACTGGACAATTTCGGTAGTGATTTGACTAAAGCTGCCGAAGAAAACCGTTTGGATCCTGTCGTTGGTCGTGAACGTGAAATCGAGCGTCTGGCTCAAATCCTGAGTCGTCGCAAAAAGAACAATCCGGTATTGATCGGTGAGCCCGGTGTAGGAAAATCAGCTATTGTTGAAGGGTTGGCATTACGCATCGTTCAACGCAAAGTATCACGTATCCTTTTCGATAAACGTCTGATTTCATTGGATATGGCATCAGTGGTAGCGGGTACAAAATACCGCGGCCAGTTTGAGGAACGTATCAAAGCGATCTTGAATGAATTATCTAAGAATCCGAATGTCATTCTCTTTATTGACGAGATTCATACCATTGTAGGCGCTGGTGGTGCCGGAGGCTCTCTGGATGCTGCAAATATGCTGAAACCAGCATTGGCACGTGGAGAAATCCAATGTATCGGAGCTACAACTCTTGATGAATATCGTAAGAATATTGAAAAAGACGGAGCATTGGAACGTCGTTTCCAAAAGGTAATGGTAGATCCAACCACCCCTGAGGAAACGCTGCAGATCCTGAATAACATCAAGGATAGATATGAAGACCACCACAACGTAGTCTTCACTCCGGAAGCGTTGACAGCTTGTGTAAAACTCACAGAGCGTTATATCAGCGATCGCAACTTCCCTGACAAAGCAATTGACGCTTTGGATGAAGCCGGATCGCGTGTCCATATCACCAATATCGTTGTTCCAAAGGACATTGAAGAGCTAGAAAAGAGCATTGAAACTACCCGTCAGGAAAAAATCAGTGCAGTAAAAGCGCAAAATTTCGAACTGGCAGCCAGCTTCCGTGATAAAGAAAAGACGTTGCTCAACCAGCTTGATCACGCCAAAGACAAATGGGAAAAGGAGACAAAGGAAAACCGACAAATCGTTGACGAAGAGAAGATCGCAGAGGTTGTCGCCATGATGTCCGGTGTTCCGGTTCAGCGTATAGCACAGGCCGAAAGCCACAAGCTGTTGCAAATGGGGACAGAGCTAAAAGGTCGTATCATTGGTCAGGATGATGCCGTCGAGAAAGTGGTAAAAGCTATCCAACGTAATCGTGTAGGCCTTAAAGACCCCAATAAACCCATCGGTACATTTATGTTCCTGGGGCCAACCGGCGTAGGTAAAACTCACCTGGCTAAGATTCTGGCCGAGTTCCTCTTCGACTCATCGGATGCGTTGATCCGCGTCGATATGAGTGAGTACATGGAGAAATTCACCGTCTCACGCCTTGTCGGAGCACCTCCGGGATATGTCGGATATGAAGAAGGCGGTCAGCTGACTGAAAAAGTCCGTAGGAAACCATATTCAGTTGTTCTTCTGGATGAAATCGAAAAAGCGCACCCGGATGTATTCAACCTGTTGTTGCAAGTGTTGGATGAAGGCCGTCTGACAGACAGTTTGGGTCGCAGGATTGACTTCAAGAATACAATCCTGATTATGACCTCCAACATTGGCACCCGTCAGTTGAAAGACTTTGGTCGCGGTGTTGGCTTCACTACACCAACAGACGCCGATGATAAAGATTACACTCGCGGAGTGATCCAGAAAGCGCTCAACCGTGCGTTTGCCCCTGAGTTTCTGAACCGTGTAGATGACATTATTATGTTTGACCAGTTGAACAAAGAGGCCATCTACAAGATTATCGACCTCGAACTCAAAGGCTTCTACAAACGGGTAGAAAATCTGGGGTATCAGCTTCAGATTTCAGACGATGCCAAAGACTTCATCGCATCAAAAGGGTACGATGTTCAGTTCGGAGCCCGCCCGTTGAAACGTGCTATCCAGAAATACCTGGAAGATGAGATGGCTGAAATGATTATCCGCGCTACAGTCTCAGATGGTCACACCATCCACGTTGACTTTGACAAGGAGAATCAGAAAATCCTCACCAGTATTCAGTAA
- the rmuC gene encoding DNA recombination protein RmuC, with product MIGIEIGILVGVIALIVISMTKKNNLTEQNREIIEQLEKRLTDMENRLREEFKTNRQEMATNVSENRTELNASLKDNREELNQTLARFQVNLDRNIQSFNELQREKFAQMDNKQSEMILKTEQKLEQMRETVDEKLQKTLNERLGQSFETVSKQLLAVQDGLGEMKTLAQDVGGLKKVLSNVKVRGTLGEVQLSMLLEQILAPDQFEANVRTKKGSSDLVEFAVKLPGRDDNQSHVYLPIDAKFPKEVYEKLLDAYESGDSVQVESAGKVLETTIKRMAKDISDKYIDPPGTTDFAILFLPFESIYAEVIRRSALLEQIQRESKVIVTGPTTLAAILNSLQMGFRTLALQKRSSEVWSILGAVKTEFEKFGGLLEKAQKNINTASDQIGELIGTRTNVIKRRLREVESLPSSESQNILGITSEEIED from the coding sequence ATGATAGGTATTGAAATTGGAATATTAGTTGGAGTCATTGCGCTGATTGTCATTTCTATGACAAAGAAGAATAATCTGACAGAGCAAAACAGGGAAATTATAGAACAACTCGAGAAGCGATTGACAGACATGGAAAACCGTTTAAGAGAGGAGTTTAAAACAAACCGTCAGGAAATGGCGACCAACGTGTCCGAAAACAGGACTGAGCTGAATGCCTCTCTAAAAGATAACCGAGAGGAACTGAACCAGACATTAGCCCGTTTCCAGGTCAATCTTGACCGGAATATCCAGTCATTCAATGAGCTTCAGCGGGAGAAATTTGCCCAAATGGACAACAAACAATCCGAAATGATTCTCAAAACAGAGCAGAAGCTGGAACAAATGCGGGAAACCGTTGACGAGAAACTACAGAAAACGCTCAACGAACGACTTGGGCAATCTTTTGAAACTGTCAGCAAACAGCTTTTGGCTGTACAGGATGGACTTGGAGAGATGAAGACCTTAGCACAAGACGTTGGAGGACTTAAGAAAGTGCTGAGCAATGTCAAAGTCCGTGGTACACTGGGAGAAGTTCAGCTTTCGATGTTATTGGAACAAATCCTGGCACCAGACCAGTTTGAAGCAAATGTCCGTACGAAGAAAGGATCATCCGATCTGGTAGAATTTGCGGTGAAACTTCCGGGACGTGACGATAACCAATCTCATGTTTATCTTCCGATTGATGCCAAGTTTCCTAAAGAGGTTTATGAAAAACTGCTTGATGCCTACGAATCAGGCGATAGCGTTCAGGTGGAAAGCGCTGGCAAGGTTCTGGAAACAACCATCAAACGCATGGCGAAAGATATTTCGGATAAATACATCGACCCTCCCGGAACAACGGATTTCGCCATCCTTTTCCTTCCGTTTGAAAGTATTTATGCGGAGGTCATCCGGCGCTCAGCATTGCTGGAGCAGATACAGCGGGAAAGTAAGGTGATTGTAACCGGCCCAACTACCCTGGCAGCTATTTTGAATAGTCTTCAGATGGGTTTCCGAACATTGGCACTACAAAAACGAAGCAGCGAGGTTTGGTCTATTTTGGGAGCGGTAAAGACCGAATTCGAGAAGTTTGGAGGGCTGTTGGAAAAGGCACAGAAGAATATCAATACCGCCAGCGACCAGATTGGAGAACTTATCGGAACGCGTACCAACGTCATCAAACGAAGATTGAGAGAGGTGGAATCACTCCCCAGCAGCGAATCCCAAAACATTCTTGGAATTACATCGGAGGAAATTGAAGATTAA
- the rluF gene encoding 23S rRNA pseudouridine(2604) synthase RluF, producing MTNINTTRLNKFISESGICSRREADRYIEQGHVFINGKRAQIGDQVSPRDKVMVNGILLKAQEQQDIVVLAFNKPVGITSTTEVGVRDNIVEFVNFPQRIFPIGRLDKDSQGLIFLTNNGDIVNKILRAGNNHEKEYLVTVDKPVDDEFIYNMSSGVPILGTMTKKCKVVKEAPFVFRITLIQGLNRQIRRMCEHFGYEVTKLERVRIMHISSKGIPVGDWRELNEEEMKKLFHLIKDSSSTQEASVPKSAANKREPKRDFRADAKRGGMQDDKFAPRGSSARSGKSAHKPEERFGGKPSRGGSPKGGKSQGGSARSNRPNAGKPGGKSGRR from the coding sequence ATGACAAACATCAACACTACCCGGCTCAATAAATTTATCAGCGAAAGCGGAATCTGTTCCCGCAGAGAAGCCGACCGTTACATCGAACAGGGCCACGTTTTCATCAATGGCAAACGCGCCCAGATCGGCGATCAGGTAAGTCCGCGGGACAAGGTCATGGTCAATGGCATCCTTCTCAAAGCTCAGGAACAGCAGGACATAGTTGTTCTTGCATTTAATAAACCTGTGGGAATTACCAGTACCACTGAGGTGGGTGTTCGTGACAACATTGTCGAATTCGTCAACTTCCCGCAACGCATTTTCCCCATCGGGCGCCTCGATAAAGATTCTCAGGGATTGATTTTCCTCACCAACAACGGGGATATCGTCAACAAAATCCTCCGTGCGGGCAATAACCATGAAAAAGAGTATCTGGTTACAGTGGATAAACCCGTTGACGATGAATTTATCTATAATATGTCAAGCGGAGTGCCTATCCTCGGCACCATGACCAAGAAATGTAAGGTCGTGAAAGAAGCTCCATTCGTATTCCGCATCACACTGATTCAGGGCCTGAACCGCCAAATCCGCCGGATGTGCGAGCATTTTGGTTATGAGGTGACGAAACTGGAGCGTGTCCGTATCATGCACATCAGTAGCAAAGGGATTCCCGTGGGTGACTGGCGCGAACTGAACGAAGAGGAAATGAAGAAACTTTTTCATCTGATTAAAGATTCTTCATCTACCCAAGAGGCCTCCGTACCCAAAAGTGCAGCGAATAAACGGGAGCCAAAACGCGACTTCAGAGCAGATGCTAAACGTGGAGGAATGCAGGACGACAAATTCGCGCCACGAGGAAGCTCTGCCCGTTCCGGCAAATCAGCACACAAACCGGAAGAGCGCTTCGGCGGAAAGCCTTCACGCGGCGGTAGCCCCAAAGGCGGCAAAAGCCAGGGAGGCAGCGCCAGAAGCAACCGTCCTAATGCGGGTAAGCCCGGTGGCAAATCAGGCAGAAGATAA